In Aedes albopictus strain Foshan chromosome 3, AalbF5, whole genome shotgun sequence, the genomic window CAGAGAATTTGATCGCGCTGAGTAGTACTGGCTTTCTTAGCTGCCTTCTGGAATGCATCCGACGCAGTTTTCCACAACCCAAGACGATTACTGATATTTCCTAAGAAGCAGAGAGCCTCAACTGATGCTTCGTCATCCTTATCCGCGCAATGCCTAACGATCGAATCATGCGACACCGGCAAAGCATGCAAATTTTCAATGGCGAATTTATAATGCTTATTTTTCTGATAATCTTCGTCGTTTAGCACGGAACAAACCCAGTGAGGATATCCCAAAGCAGACTCAGCATGATATCCCAATTGTGTACAATGTCTAAACAAATCCATTGCTTCATCAGCATGACCAATTTGTTCAGCGATCAACGCTTGTCCGATCCAGGCATTCATGTATGTCGTATCCGTTTGTTGAGCCCTTCCGAAAGATTTGTTTGCTAAACTGATAGACCCTTGTAGTAAATACATTACCCCGAGGTTGCACCATGCCAAAGCAGCAGACTTGTTGTCCAACGAAACGGCCTCGATGAAACAGTGTTGTGCCAATGCCAAATTATTGATTTCCTTCGATGCACAGATCACGCCCAGCAGGTTCCAATTTTCCCACCGAGTAGGCTCTAGTTTAATCGACTGCTTCGCTGCTTCCAATGCGGCCTGCATCAGCTTCCTACTATCGTCTTGCGAAAAACTGAAACGTAAGGCCCGGCGATACTGATTGGAGGCCAGTTCATACCACAGTAAACTATCCTCTTGGTTGAGTTTTATTGCCCGACTGTAGCTCCTACTGGCCAGCTCGTATAACTTCTCACCCTCTAGTAGGGCTTGCCGGCGGTGTGTGACACCTGCTAAACTTCCTTCGATCGATAGTTGAGATCTAGGACTGGGGAACTCAGCAACGGTATCCAACATATTGCCCAGCATTTTCCACAGACATACAAAATTAGGTTTGATTTTGATAGCTCTGAAATGATGAACAAACTAattattcaataattcaacagaaTCTAAAAAATATATACCTACCGAGTTAAATAATCCACACACTTTTGTGCATGTTCTCGACTTCTTCCTAACAGTCTGCTTCCCAGATAATGATAGCAAAGGCCACTGTGGGCATCTGCCAGACCCTTGAGAGCAGGAAAATATTTATCGTTGCTAGTGAGCAGCCCCTCAAATAGTGGAATGGCGTCTCGGTGTTGTTTGAGTACCTTAAAACACACATGAATAAATTAGTTTGGCGTTTTCATTACCAAAGGCACATAAACAATTAACATAACATCAGTTTACTTGcaggcagtggcgtagctagatCTCCAAACAAATacataatattaaaaaaacaaacaaatcaaaatTGTTGCAATTCTAAGAATAATATTCGCAACAGAATCTAGAATctagaagggcccatatagccgaggcggtaaacgcacgggtattcagcatgaccatgctgagggtgacgggttcgattcccggtcggtccaggatcttttcgtaatggaaatttccttgacttccttgggcatagagtatcttcgtgcctgccacacgatatacacatgcgaaatggtcattggcagaggaagctctcagttaaaaactgtggaagtgctcatagaacactaagctgagaagcaggctttgtcccagtgaggacgtgatgccaagaagaagaagaagaagaagaatctagaATCTAGAGTAAGTAAAAGTATGTTCTAAGAGAAAattattaaccctcctaggataatAGGATtgtcgcaccacgatggcgttgtGCACGCCCAGTGTGCATGTCTGGGTCATatggaccccaacatcctactagaatTAGTACTCTTGAATTCTTTTCGTAAGAACACAATTTATGTCTGTAGAAAGACTCAGAACtgcttcttggcgaaacgtccccACAGgtacaaagcttgcttctcagcttagtgttctatgagcacttccacagtttttaactaagagcttcctctgccaatgctcatcgtgtgacaggcacgaagatgctctaTGTCCAAGCCCAAGGAAATCATGGAAGTTTCCTTTTTTGGATAAGTTCCTGAACCGTTCGGGAATCCAACCCGAACACTCGAAAAGTGTTGTGTAAGGTTGCCTTGCTTAGAAAACTGGGCAACCGAGAATGAAGAAGAATAAGAGTAATCATTATGAAGCTGATCCACCTAAGTGGAATCGTCCTCCAATCAGCCCTCGAAATGCTAGCACAAACTTAGATCGAGATGATACTTCGACTCCGTTTGCAGCCCTCTGTCGTCACAGTTATTTGGGACCAGTATTCGCTTGCATTGGTGAACTATCAATTCTCACTTTCAGGAAAAAAACGTCGATCTTGCAGCGCAGTGGCCGTGTCCCAGCGGTAACTTGCTTTCCGTCGAACCCACTTGGATAGTAGGACCGTTTTGATCCGAATGCCTTCAATCGGCCCCCGGACTGTTTGCACTAACCTAGTTCTAGATGATACTACGATCATTATCGCTACTGGATAACCAGAACGCAACGTAGCATCGTTGTAGAAGCTATCTTTGATTCCTCCCTGAGATCCCTCCGATGCAGTTGCGCCACTCGAAGACTTCGTTCATCTCAGTCGTTTCGGTACCTACGGCGTTTGGATGTGGACTGGAGAGAGAGTAGTCCAGCAACCTCATCAAGTTAAGTAACCTTAACTAAGATGGCTTGCGACCGCAAAAGTGGCGGTGCCCATATTATTACAGAATAGTTGATGCAACATTTACGCGGATAGCATGGGGTCTGCTTTGAGCATCTCTGCTGAATGCAATCGACCCCAGGAGTCTTATTGGACTTCATGCTTCGGATAGCTGTTTTGATCTTCTGCAGTGATGGGGCCCCAGAGCTGACGCGGGGAATTCACCGTACCCTAGGCGGATCATGACGAGATGTTAATGGCTGGTCGAAACTTGAAGAAGTTGTTGCAAGTGCTCAAACTACATTTGTTGGGACGGTGAGTAACTGACCAATAGCGTCATTCACATCCTCGGATTCATCCTTGTTCCACTTTATTAGGCGTCATGAGGTATCCAAGAGGAGGCGGCTATCGTTGATTAGAAGGTGATGGTCAGATGCGGTGTCAGCGCGGGTTGCCGTAAAACAGCTCACTGTTTTCTCTAAGGCCATGACGTcccattggcgattaaaagtagaggttatgtcgtgaaaatgaggaagtttgaaagggaaataccagatCCCCATCAGTTTAATAATCAAGTTTTTGGTAAATGTATCgatgaaatgaatttttctaccccgatcccacattaaattttatctggaacgactcaatcactaaaatacgaaatgggatttcacaaaacttaacctcactttaggaggccaattgcAAGCTAAATGTATGTTCTGAAAACACAAAGGCAGTCGAAAGCTTGAACTTTTTGTAGTGTTGGCAGTCTATAATCTAGTTGCCAGTTCGTAGGATTTTCTATTCGCCAGACTGTATATATAGTGACTGTACCGTCTACCAGTCTCACGGGAACCTCAATCGTTCATTTCCACGTTCCCACGAGATTAAGAGTCAAATAAAGTTCTCTGTACCTAATTGAAGTACATATCCTGAGCCCCAGTCTACCCTAAGGAAATTTAATTTTAACTAGGTAGTATTAAAAGCTTTCCTCGAATGAGAGCCCCCTCCCCTACTAGCTACGCCACTGTATGAAGGTTTGGTGATATGATTCGTAGAAATATACAACTCTAATAAATAATAAAGTATTTGTTTGGTTTATGTGTGTTGCAAAAGAAGCACTTATCCAATAGGTTAAATTCAAGTGCCTGAGGAGATCTTATGGAAGCGAAATGCTTCAGTTTGTTTGTTTTACCTTTTCTGATGATATACACATTTCCAAGTAACGTTGGTAATTCTACCTGCTACCTGGGACATTGCACCACATATAATGAAATACATACGACTCACGTTTTCCAATCTGCATTTGTTAGATATTGCACGTTGCTGTTTTAGTTGTTTTGGTTAGAAAGATGAGATGTAGAAAAACAGGAAAACAATGTTATTGGTGTTAATTTTATCTAGCATGGTTGATTAGTGATGCATTGTAATTAAGAATTCAAACTTGTAGAGATTAATCATATAGTTATAAAGTAAAAAGTTGTTCAAATACTCACATTCTTGATGTTCGCCAACTGTAGCTTGGGGTATGGATTGTCCGGTTTCAGTTCGGCTGTTTTCTCAAACACCTTCATGGCCGAAGTGTACGACCCGCGGCCCATGTACGCATCGGCCAATCCTTCCCAAGCGGTAATGTTGTCCACGTCGTAGCGGATCACCGTACGGAATGCCGCAATCGCTTCGTCGTACGATTGCTGCCCCAGATGATGCAACCCAAGTAGCAGATGCGCCCACGACGAACTGTTCCCGTTGACGATGCTAACCGTGCTCTGGAGCAGCCGATGATTGGCGTCCCATTCCGAGAGTGTCCGGTATAGAGAACTGAGCAGTATAATGGCTTCCTTATGGCTGGGATTCAGCGAAACGGCCTTTTCCAAGCACTTCCGGGCACGAATGGTGTCCGTGTTGTGGATGTACAGTTTTCCTAACCAGTAGAAGCAATTTGTGTTTCCGGGTTCTAGCTTGGTGGCTTTTAACGCGCATACAAAACTTTTTTCGATGTTTGAATTTTTATAATATATTCTAGCTAACTCTAGAAGGCAATCACAGTCGTTTTCAtggttttgaagaatttcctgggctTCGGATAAACAATTGTTCATTATTAGGTGTAATGAAGTTAAATAGTCGACTTTTGCGCTAGCTATGCCAGTTGATTTCAAACTAAGGATTTCTTCTTCAATATTATCAACGGTGTTCAAaagaattttcaatttcaaaaggtAGTATAAAAGCTCGGAACTTGTGTTTTCTTTTAGGACATTGGCACTAATGGAATGAGCTTCTTTAAGTCTTTCTGGATCTCCATTCTCAACCAACGCTATGAAATAGTTCGGATTTACGATCTTCAACTGCCGATATATACTTTCCGCTAACCCATAAACTTTCTGAAGACAGTAGATTTCCGCCAATTCTTTAAGACAAATATTCCAATTCGGCTGGATTGCGTCAACCTTCTTCAGCAGTGTTTCAGCTTCTTTCAACTCTCCCGAGCGACTGTGAAGTATTCCTCTGGCAGCCAAGGCCAGTGCTGAGCCAGGATTCAACTGAATCGCTTCTTCAAACACTGCACTAAGAGGCTTGGACAACAGCGTTTCGAACTTTTTATGGGTTACTAAGTTTTCCGCATATGCTTTGCATATCCATTCCAAAGGGTAAATATCATTTTGAAATCTACTATTCATCAATGCCGCTTTCACGATCAGTTTCTCGTACATTTTCAAACGATGGAGCAGTTTCAAATAGCGTTTAAACTTCTCATTCAGGAATGGATCTTCATCGTTGCTAGTCTCGTAGTCCAGAACTCGTTCCACTAGGGTTTCGAATTTCGCTTCCAATGATTGGTCCGTCAGCAGAAGCTTAGATAGACTCGCATAAGCCGACCTTTTACGTTcctcctgattgttttcaatttcACGTTCAAATAACGGTATCACTTTGTCCAATTGAGACCCACTACGGGCGACGGTTTCAAGTTTTTTATGCAAATCGAGATACTTTTCCCTGAAATTTAATAAAGCAATTGAGGCTGAAACAAAACAATGTTGTAACTGGGGATACCATCTACCTATCTATGCTTGGCAAAAAATTTTATAATTCTAGATTTTTTAGTCTTTTATATGTAGTCGACATCCTGTACATACTTACATACACAACTCAGAAATTttgaagtaccgtaaaacggggtatctttgataatgcgggtaactttgatagtgcgacaggcattgtatagtttatcttataactatgatttcttcaaccagttaagaaaaaggcaaacgtagatcaattctttacatatgaaagttcatcttagacgtattttcattaaaacctagtttatatacaactttttggacaaaaaataaaaattgttaatatttttgtcatttgtcaaccccttcaaacaatctgctatacgacttcgttacaactattttttcaatgaacggactcttattctcgttagaatcatcatagtagattccaaatctggccttgaatctcttaacgaagtgtgtttttacgaaatggaagcagtttagtaaattgtgacataaatctccatacattgataaacgcctaaaagtatgcaatgcccttgtaatttcatgtagataaatcagtgctgtttaaaatttgttaataaaacattaaaaacaacacaaaaaataagagaactcaccatgaatagtatgtaatcatatgttgatgtatcgtttaacatatatttttacaaagataatgatttttgatagctaaattcactgtgtttttcactcagtactcatcaaacacatttttatatgtagaatttagtaaaaatcaatgttttgatataaaaattctatctgatatattccacaaggcttctctcatcatgttcatactcctgaggttttaatctgtgattattttttaagatttgatgtgtttttcagggcattatcaaagttaccccaaaacgCAAATATGATTCTCactcatatggaaaactaaaagtcacccaaaatatttcagattatcgaatctttcaacTGCAATTGatgactgataccccagtacttgttttaaaaatataaaactcggggaaatactattacatggaaaaatattaagaaaattcgctgaaaaactatcaaagttaccccattttacggtactctaTAAAGGCAATTTCTGGTGCCTCGGCAAAGGATATTTTCCTACTGGGTATACTCCCAAGTTCCATatatccgaggcggtaaacgcacgggtattcagcatgaccatgctgagagtgacgggttcgattcccggtcggtccaggatcttttcgtaaaggaaatttccttgacttccttgggcatagagtatcttcgtgcctgccacacgatatacgcatgcaaaatggtcattggcagaggaagctctcagttaataactgtggaagtgctcatagaacactaagctgagaagcaggctttgtctcaatgaggacgttacgccaagaagagagagaaagagagatacTCCCAAATCGTGGCGTGATATTATACTGTACAGTTTACTCCAAAAGTGGGACGAGCGTCGTACGAAGAAGTAAAgattttcagacctatcagtttgatctcttctcttctgaaatgcttagaacgcacactcagcgaaaaaaactagcgaaattcatcgaaataccttatgaaaatttgctataactaattcttatggatgacataagaataccttaagaaaattgatcgtgcttgctatgacaaatttcataagatagacttatgaaaagaacaaaaaaatcttaaaatgatgcagactggattcgatccatgaacgtcgggatcaccgagctcgtgttttatccacacggctaccgacgcttgagaataccatgttgctaaacatgaataaaagccaagctgtgagacgatttcacgtcatagagtgaccttatgaaattcattcgaatcattatgaattatttaaaggccgtttcataagttggaccttatggaaatcttaaggttatttggctgagtgcattacggatcatcacatccgtgatgtttatctggccaacgtgcctcatcatgtgaaccaacatgcctaccaatctgattagTCCACTGTGGctattttacacaaggttgtaaTACGGTATCGAGAAGGTTTTCGCTCAAAAGCAACCCTGCTtggatgttttcttagatatcgatggtacctttgacaacgtgcctttcaatgccatattggaagtcgcacggggtcatggtatatctcctatGGATTCAACGAATGCTCGagaaccgacatctcttctcgacattgcgtcaagtagcgattaggaaattggctgtatcagtcttactcacttgttagacactgcaccgtttttcaaaccgaaatctttgctcttatgtgcggagtgcaatcagcacttcagcagcatgtaatgggcaaagtaatatacttctgttcagatagccaggctgctattaaagcacttgcttcgaactccatgtcgaagatagttatcgtttgtcgaactcaaatcgaggagctgaattcagcaaacgctgttcaccttgtatgtgtACATGGCCATTCTCCAATCGCTGAAAATGAATtgactgatgagttagctcgcactggagcatcacatgacttcattggccctgagccagctattccggtatccaagtgttaggtaaagcttcagattgacacctgggctgccactcagcacaaacaatactggaatagtttatggaatcatgtcgtcaaacaaaattgtattgtactgagccatctctaggggtggcaaagtatctaacaaatctgtcaaagcagaattgcagcatgctggttaaAGCGTTgattggccactgccgactcagctatcacatggcaaatattcagcaTGCTGATTCAGTTGCATGTGCTccctgtgaatccgattatggaacttcgtatcatttgataaagggtgatacggtcaaaatttggtcacacaatttttttcataactttagattgcgtacaccaaaacagctgatttttggaccagtaatgctacattatatgtagcttataccataaaattttcatcaaaatcgattgagtattggttgatatatagacaaaaccatcgacctacctttttaaaattttgtacaaaggcgctccatagtaaattttcggaaatttaaggtcaataaagcacaattttgattatagaactaccaatactgctccgatttttatcaaaattttacagtacaatactattatgaaaatacgttctttgtaaaattttgagccattttgtatgaatactttcaaagttgtagcagtttgaatatgaaaaaaactgaccgggtgccacttaagcaaatataactttgtaacggctggatcaaattgaatgaaatttttacacaacattttgatatgcatacttcacagacagaaaaattttcattgaaatcggttaagtacctctggctctataaataaaacagcaaAAATgcgtgaatcctctttgcacaaaattttaaaattgcggatctcagggttcaacaatatctccgcaaatactagaccgattttgatgaaaattttatggtacaagctacatataatgtaccattactgatccaaaaatcagctgttttggtgtacgcaatctaaagttatgaaaaaaattgtgtgaccaaatttgacttgacttgactaaatttgacaaaatttgaccacctaaacatatataactttgtaacggctggatcgaattgaatgaaatttttacacaacattttgatatgtatactttacacacagaacaattttcattgaaattggttcagtat contains:
- the LOC109414127 gene encoding superkiller complex protein 3 isoform X1; this translates as MSSKEIKAALKDAREAVKNKKFSEAIKLCNKILKEDAENYMALLLMGACYQDTDKREAANYLKRALTCSSDPTVALQGLASCADDADLPDVCGRLLELTSEKYLDLHKKLETVARSGSQLDKVIPLFEREIENNQEERKRSAYASLSKLLLTDQSLEAKFETLVERVLDYETSNDEDPFLNEKFKRYLKLLHRLKMYEKLIVKAALMNSRFQNDIYPLEWICKAYAENLVTHKKFETLLSKPLSAVFEEAIQLNPGSALALAARGILHSRSGELKEAETLLKKVDAIQPNWNICLKELAEIYCLQKVYGLAESIYRQLKIVNPNYFIALVENGDPERLKEAHSISANVLKENTSSELLYYLLKLKILLNTVDNIEEEILSLKSTGIASAKVDYLTSLHLIMNNCLSEAQEILQNHENDCDCLLELARIYYKNSNIEKSFVCALKATKLEPGNTNCFYWLGKLYIHNTDTIRARKCLEKAVSLNPSHKEAIILLSSLYRTLSEWDANHRLLQSTVSIVNGNSSSWAHLLLGLHHLGQQSYDEAIAAFRTVIRYDVDNITAWEGLADAYMGRGSYTSAMKVFEKTAELKPDNPYPKLQLANIKNQRAISNKCRLENVLKQHRDAIPLFEGLLTSNDKYFPALKGLADAHSGLCYHYLGSRLLGRSREHAQKCVDYLTRAIKIKPNFVCLWKMLGNMLDTVAEFPSPRSQLSIEGSLAGVTHRRQALLEGEKLYELASRSYSRAIKLNQEDSLLWYELASNQYRRALRFSFSQDDSRKLMQAALEAAKQSIKLEPTRWENWNLLGVICASKEINNLALAQHCFIEAVSLDNKSAALAWCNLGVMYLLQGSISLANKSFGRAQQTDTTYMNAWIGQALIAEQIGHADEAMDLFRHCTQLGYHAESALGYPHWVCSVLNDEDYQKNKHYKFAIENLHALPVSHDSIVRHCADKDDEASVEALCFLGNISNRLGLWKTASDAFQKAAKKASTTQRDQILCDLGFSLLKQKKYVEAIECYQQVGEATYHAVIGKALAFFKAGQFQESYAEYESALNWLASTDMEKAYVLIAMSAMVYAFQGEADAKTILFQCITLPTPPIEALFSACALGLLHKDSVLTELVIKELRKYENDVHHGHHVVYLVSQFYFSNKQKSQSLAYLISQVHKFPDRPKLRQILSISLLKNHRTPKKNLVVASNIAESALVLDLQDKQRSTLARDAAKWLAVASEAVRPVNEHRRKILAQKAIHVDPTCKEAWSSLIRIMDPSKK
- the LOC109414127 gene encoding superkiller complex protein 3 isoform X2, encoding MSSKEIKAALKDAREAVKNKKFSEAIKLCNKILKEDAENYMALLLMGACYQDTDKREAANYLKRALTCSSDPTVALQGLASCADDADLPDVCGRLLELTSEKYLDLHKKLETVARSGSQLDKVIPLFEREIENNQEERKRSAYASLSKLLLTDQSLEAKFETLVERVLDYETSNDEDPFLNEKFKRYLKLLHRLKMYEKLIVKAALMNSRFQNDIYPLEWICKAYAENLVTHKKFETLLSKPLSAVFEEAIQLNPGSALALAARGILHSRSGELKEAETLLKKVDAIQPNWNICLKELAEIYCLQKVYGLAESIYRQLKIVNPNYFIALVENGDPERLKEAHSISANVLKENTSSELLYYLLKLKILLNTVDNIEEEILSLKSTGIASAKVDYLTSLHLIMNNCLSEAQEILQNHENDCDCLLELARIYYKNSNIEKSFVCALKATKLEPGNTNCFYWLGKLYIHNTDTIRARKCLEKAVSLNPSHKEAIILLSSLYRTLSEWDANHRLLQSTVSIVNGNSSSWAHLLLGLHHLGQQSYDEAIAAFRTVIRYDVDNITAWEGLADAYMGRGSYTSAMKVFEKTAELKPDNPYPKLQLANIKNVLKQHRDAIPLFEGLLTSNDKYFPALKGLADAHSGLCYHYLGSRLLGRSREHAQKCVDYLTRAIKIKPNFVCLWKMLGNMLDTVAEFPSPRSQLSIEGSLAGVTHRRQALLEGEKLYELASRSYSRAIKLNQEDSLLWYELASNQYRRALRFSFSQDDSRKLMQAALEAAKQSIKLEPTRWENWNLLGVICASKEINNLALAQHCFIEAVSLDNKSAALAWCNLGVMYLLQGSISLANKSFGRAQQTDTTYMNAWIGQALIAEQIGHADEAMDLFRHCTQLGYHAESALGYPHWVCSVLNDEDYQKNKHYKFAIENLHALPVSHDSIVRHCADKDDEASVEALCFLGNISNRLGLWKTASDAFQKAAKKASTTQRDQILCDLGFSLLKQKKYVEAIECYQQVGEATYHAVIGKALAFFKAGQFQESYAEYESALNWLASTDMEKAYVLIAMSAMVYAFQGEADAKTILFQCITLPTPPIEALFSACALGLLHKDSVLTELVIKELRKYENDVHHGHHVVYLVSQFYFSNKQKSQSLAYLISQVHKFPDRPKLRQILSISLLKNHRTPKKNLVVASNIAESALVLDLQDKQRSTLARDAAKWLAVASEAVRPVNEHRRKILAQKAIHVDPTCKEAWSSLIRIMDPSKK